The segment AGCAACAACCAAGAGAGAGCCATGAACCCAAGAAAGCTTCTAAGATCACAATCACCACACAACACGATACATCATCCCCGAGAATGGCACTAACAGAAGTCCCCAAAACCAAACCAGCATCACCACTTCAGACAAATAACGTTCCTCCCAAGACTCTGGAGGTTCAAGACAAGACCAGGCTACCAACAGTGCAAGAAGAGGAGCCACAGGGATACAAAAAACAGAGAAAGTCTGTAAATAAAAGCAAGAAACCAGAGAACTTCAAGTCAAGACTAGTGAAAACAATGCAGGAGGAGCCGTTTGTTAGATCACCAGCAACAagtaacaacaacaaccacaacaaAAGCAATAATCTTCTTCTTACTCAAGGAGACAAGTCTTCTCTCTCAATCAATGATATCGCCAGCTTCAAAAGTGTTCCCTCTCTTCACACCATCATCAAGAAGAAAGATTCATCACCTCACAAATCGGTAATCAATACATCCTTTCCACACATTTACTGTTTTCCaaaatttcaatttaatttaatttttttttaaaaatatttatttgcaGTCAAAGTTACAAGTGGAAGCGTCATCATCGAGAAACAGAGCATCAACAGAACCTCCTCGTTTCCAGAgccaatcatcatcatcattagagTACATCACAAGAACCCTAAGACGAACCGGAATCGACAGAGACACACCAATCTCATACGCCAAATGGTTCTCTCCTTCGCACCCACTCGATCCATCAATCTTCTACTTCCTCGAGCATTTCGCCGTCACCTCCACTAGACCTAGAAACTCGCTATCTCTCCGATCCAATCGGAAGCTACTGTTCCATCTAGTCGACGAGATCCTCGCCGATATCTTGAAGCCGCAGATCAATCCGAAACCGTGGGTTTGCCGTTACCCGATCCGATCGCGGAGGAGTCTCAGAGGATCGGAGCTGATCGACGAGTTGAGTCGGAGAATCGAGAAGTTTCCGTTGGCCGAGTGTTTGGTCCTCGAGGATATCGATTCTCTCGTCGCCGGAGATTtcccggagacgtcggcggctCAGTCGGGGTTGGCGTTCGAGGAGGAAGGCGAAGGGATCGTCGCGGAGATCGAGAGAGGGATCCTCGAAGCGCTCGTGATCGAAACGACGACGGACTGTTACGACACGTGGGTCAAAACGGCGCCGCTTAAGAGGAACGATGATGTCAGTGGCACGTGGGGAGTTCACGTGACGAGATGCCCTTCGAACGCTGGGTCCCACCACGACTCGTGGTTGAGGCTTCAACGTGGATAGAAAAGTGTTCCACATGGCTGCCAGTCATTGGCTTTTCTTTGTATAGAcccacttttatttttattatttatgttaaagTTTTTTTGTAGCCGTTATAgaatagaatataaaataatgttttttcaAATGTGAAGTGGTATGGTCCTTTGTTGGATAGATCTGTCAGATGTTTATGTCCCCCGTGTATTCCAACATCCCATGGGGT is part of the Raphanus sativus cultivar WK10039 chromosome 5, ASM80110v3, whole genome shotgun sequence genome and harbors:
- the LOC108857510 gene encoding uncharacterized protein LOC108857510 isoform X2, translating into MGRDWSWLGGGGKKKPSSKSKKDINTPPPPPSSSPAAPPSSSPAGNTATAAGCMSAVFNIFDLQHLQFPINHHHLHLPKGVDAPRNSLESTEEEETPFSPTRKDGNLNISMGIKIKTKPQARSSTSSLAATESYSPSVKTPTLVARLMGLDLVPENYRSSPTPSSSSLNDLKTAARSSHTNRHRHYSLQRNSVDGGTRSLPETPRISLGRRSVDCYEHQRSSLHLRDNNNNVSSEREIGVNNVRCTRVKEMKIHEDKENRSPRDYARQIVMQLKENVSRRRRMGTDITNKEQQPRESHEPKKASKITITTQHDTSSPRMALTEVPKTKPASPLQTNNVPPKTLEVQDKTRLPTVQEEEPQGYKKQRKSVNKSKKPENFKSRLVKTMQEEPFVRSPATSNNNNHNKSNNLLLTQGDKSSLSINDIASFKSVPSLHTIIKKKDSSPHKSSKLQVEASSSRNRASTEPPRFQSQSSSSLEYITRTLRRTGIDRDTPISYAKWFSPSHPLDPSIFYFLEHFAVTSTRPRNSLSLRSNRKLLFHLVDEILADILKPQINPKPWVCRYPIRSRRSLRGSELIDELSRRIEKFPLAECLVLEDIDSLVAGDFPETSAAQSGLAFEEEGEGIVAEIERGILEALVIETTTDCYDTWVKTAPLKRNDDVSGTWGVHVTRCPSNAGSHHDSWLRLQRG
- the LOC108857510 gene encoding uncharacterized protein LOC108857510 isoform X1, coding for MGRDWSWLGGGGKKKPSSKSKKDINTPPPPPSSSPAAPPSSSPAGNTATAAGCMSAVFNIFDLQHLQFPINHHHLHLPKGVDAPRNSLESTEEEETPFSPTRKDGNLNISQMGIKIKTKPQARSSTSSLAATESYSPSVKTPTLVARLMGLDLVPENYRSSPTPSSSSLNDLKTAARSSHTNRHRHYSLQRNSVDGGTRSLPETPRISLGRRSVDCYEHQRSSLHLRDNNNNVSSEREIGVNNVRCTRVKEMKIHEDKENRSPRDYARQIVMQLKENVSRRRRMGTDITNKEQQPRESHEPKKASKITITTQHDTSSPRMALTEVPKTKPASPLQTNNVPPKTLEVQDKTRLPTVQEEEPQGYKKQRKSVNKSKKPENFKSRLVKTMQEEPFVRSPATSNNNNHNKSNNLLLTQGDKSSLSINDIASFKSVPSLHTIIKKKDSSPHKSSKLQVEASSSRNRASTEPPRFQSQSSSSLEYITRTLRRTGIDRDTPISYAKWFSPSHPLDPSIFYFLEHFAVTSTRPRNSLSLRSNRKLLFHLVDEILADILKPQINPKPWVCRYPIRSRRSLRGSELIDELSRRIEKFPLAECLVLEDIDSLVAGDFPETSAAQSGLAFEEEGEGIVAEIERGILEALVIETTTDCYDTWVKTAPLKRNDDVSGTWGVHVTRCPSNAGSHHDSWLRLQRG